Sequence from the Bacillus sp. es.036 genome:
GATTAAGCAAGATCGGGAGAGGTGTCCATCGTGCAAAAACGTAAAATTCCGATGAGAAAATGTGTCGCCTGTCAAGAAATGAAGCCAAAAAAAGAGCTCGTTCGAATTGTTCGTTCGCCTGAAGGGGTTATATCGATCGACCAAACGGGTAAAAAGAATGGACGAGGCGCATACCTTTGCAACAAAGAAGAGTGCTTTGCTCTTGCTAAAAAGCGAAATTCTTTAGCGGCT
This genomic interval carries:
- the rnpM gene encoding RNase P modulator RnpM codes for the protein MQKRKIPMRKCVACQEMKPKKELVRIVRSPEGVISIDQTGKKNGRGAYLCNKEECFALAKKRNSLAAHLKAEVTEDIYADLAESRSN